From the genome of Eucalyptus grandis isolate ANBG69807.140 chromosome 2, ASM1654582v1, whole genome shotgun sequence, one region includes:
- the LOC104442351 gene encoding probable methyltransferase PMT21, with translation MKYKDKDGKPWTPSDKKTRVVPLTILLVVLCGLSFYLGGIFCSGKDRFESVEVQDVAKSDASPKGSLASPLQIKSVSFPECSSDYQDYTPCTDPRRWKKYGTHRLTFMERHCPPIFERKECLVPPPDGYKPPIRWPKSRDVCWYRNVPYDWINKQKSNQNWLRKQGDKFFFPGGGTMFPRGVSAYVDLMQDLIPEMTDGTIRTAIDTGCGVASWGGDLLDRGILTVSLAPRDNHEAQVQFALERGIPAILGIISTQRLPFPSNSFDMAHCSRCLIPWTEFGGIYLLEVHRILRPGGFWVLSGPPVNYEHRWRGWNTTVEEQKSDYEKLQDLLSSMCFKLYSKKDDIAVWQKASDNSCYDKLADPDAYPPKCDDSLEPDAAWYTPLRSCVVVPNPKLKKSALGSLPKWPERLQAAPERVSDVHGMSSSFKHDDSKWKVGVKHYKKLLPAIGTDKVRNVMDMNAGYGGFAAALTDDPLWVMNVVSSYSANTLAVVYDRGLIGAYHDWCEAFSTYPRTYDLLHLDGLFTAESHRCEMKYVLLEMDRILRPEGYAIIRESSYFVDGIATLAKGMRWSCRKEDTEDRVQKEKLLICQKKLWYSSGSNSR, from the exons ATGAAGTACAAGGATAAGGATGGGAAACCATGGACGCCATCGGACAAGAAGACCAGGGTCGTTCCCTTGACGATTTTGCTCGTTGTGCTATGTggtctttccttttatttaggGGGAATTTTTTGCTCTGGGAAGGACAGGTTCGAGTCCGTTGAAGTCCAAGATGTTGCGAAGTCAGATGCATCTCCTAAGGGGTCATTAGCTTCCCCTCTACAGATTAAATCTGTTTCGTTCCCTGAATGCAGCAGTGACTACCAAGATTATACTCCGTGCACCGATCCAAGG aGGTGGAAGAAGTACGGCACTCATCGCCTTACTTTCATGGAACGCCACTGCCCTCCAATTTTTGAAAGGAAGGAGTGTTTGGTTCCACCACCAGATGGTTACAAGCCCCCCATCAGATGGCCGAAGAGCAGAGATGTGTGTTGGTACAG AAATGTACCATACGACTGGATCAACAAGCAAAAATCCAACCAGAACTGGTTGAGGAAACAAGGGGACAAGTTCTTTTTTCCTGGCGGGGGTACTATGTTCCCGAGGGGGGTCAGTGCATACGTTGACTTGATGCAAGATCTGATCCCCGAAATGACGGACGGGACCATCCGAACTGCCATAGATACTGGGTGTGGG GTTGCAAGCTGGGGAGGTGATCTGTTAGATCGTGGCATTCTTACCGTTTCTCTTGCGCCGAGAGATAATCATGAAGCTCAAGTCCAGTTTGCACTGGAACGTGGAATTCCAGCTATACTTGGCATCATATCTACTCAACGTCTTCCTTTCCCTTCAAACTCATTTGATATGGCTCATTGCTCGAGATGCCTTATTCCATGGACAGAATTTG GTGGAATTTACCTCCTAGAAGTGCACCGGATACTACGTCCTGGAGGATTCTGGGTCCTGTCTGGTCCCCCTGTCAACTATGAACACAGGTGGAGAGGATGGAACACGACAGTGGAAGAGCAGAAATCAGATTACGAGAAATTGCAGGATTTGCTGTCTTCGATGTGCTTCAAATTGTACAGCAAAAAGGACGACATTGCCGTGTGGCAGAAAGCTTCAGACAACAGTTGCTACGATAAGCTTGCTGATCCAGATGCATACCCACCAAAATGTGATGACAGCCTTGAGCCTGATGCGGCTTGGTACACTCCACTTCGAAGTTGTGTCGTGGTCCCGAACCCGAAGCTAAAGAAGTCAGCTTTGGGATCGTTACCTAAATGGCCTGAGAGGTTACAGGCTGCACCAGAACGTGTTTCAGACGTTCATGGAATGAGCAGTAGTTTCAAACATGATGATAGCAAATGGAAGGTGGGGGTAAAGCATTACAAGAAGTTGCTTCCAGCTATTGGCACCGACAAGGTAAGAAATGTCATGGACATGAATGCTGGCTATGGAGGTTTTGCGGCTGCTCTGACTGATGATCCATTGTGGGTCATGAATGTGGTCTCATCATATTCAGCAAACACACTTGCTGTGGTTTATGATCGAGGGCTAATTGGAGCTTACCACGACTG GTGTGAAGCCTTTTCGACATACCCTCGAACCTATGATCTTCTTCACCTTGATGGTCTTTTTACTGCAGAAAGCCACAG ATGTGAGATGAAGTACGTCCTTCTGGAGATGGATCGGATCCTGCGTCCGGAGGGGTATGCGATCATCCGGGAATCCAGCTACTTCGTGGATGGTATTGCGACACTAGCGAAGGGAATGAGATGGAGTTGCCGCAAAGAAGACACTGAAGACAGAGTCCAGAAAGAGAAACTACTGATATGCCAAAAGAAACTCTGGTATTCTTCTGGCTCCAATTCAAGGTAA
- the LOC104442352 gene encoding cyclin-dependent kinase F-4, with translation MERYKLIKEVGDGTFGSVWRAINKLSGEVVAVKKMKKKYYSWEECINLREVKSLRKLNHPNIVKLKEVIRENDILYFVFEYMEFNLYQLMKDRETLFSEAEIRNWCFQVFQGLAYMHQRGYFHRDLKPENLLVTKQTIKIADFGLAREVNSRPPYTEYVSTRWYRAPEVLLQSFTYGPKVDMWAMGAIMAEMFNLRPLFPGSSEADEIYKICSVLGSPTPDSWPEGLHLAKAINYQFPQFSGVDLSVVIPPASKIAISLIKSLCLWDPCKRPTAAEALQHPFFQSCYYVPPSLRVRAAAPRTPPSVGARAPLQQQNARRTAVVANTKLSGNLSSPKQQPVNRGVERKLNMGSEKDANHKLSSTSIKQPKYRPPGKNSPSSINKGGTASAVTGAAQKMGNLSLSSRKDCAIPRVPHPMKAGGWRGEPGDMLRRKPNEIPPGRAFSRKVTG, from the exons ATGGAGAG gtataaattaataaaagaagttGGTGATGGAACATTTGGAAGTGTTTGGCGAGCTATAAATAAGCTGTCTGGTGAAGTT GTTGCAgttaagaaaatgaagaagaaatattaTTCATGGGAGGAGTGCATAAACTTGAGAGAAGTGAAG TCATTGAGGAAGTTGAACCATCCAAACATTGTAAAGCTTAAGGAAGTCATCCGGGAAAATGATATCTTATATTTCGTGTTTGAGTACATG GAGTTCAACTTATACCAGCTCATGAAAGACAGAGAGACATTATTTTCTGAAGCAGAAATCAGAAATTGGTGCTTTCAAGTATTTCAAGGTCTTGCATACATGCATCAGCGCGGGTACTTTCACCGAGACCTTAAACCag AAAATCTGTTGGTTACGAAACAGACTATTAAAATAGCTGATTTTGGCCTTGCTCGTGAAGTAAATTCACGGCCACCGTACACTGAATACGTGTCAACACGCTG GTATCGAGCTCCCGAAGTCCTGCTTCAGTCATTTACATATGGTCCTAAAGTCG ATATGTGGGCTATGGGTGCTATCATGGCTGAAATGTTCAACCTGCGTCCACTTTTTCCAGGCAGCAG TGAAGCAGATGAGATATACAAAATATGCAGTGTGTTAGGTAGTCCTACCCCAGACTCTTGGCCAGAAGGTCTTCATCTTGCGAAGGCCATTAATTATCAATTCCCCCAG TTTTCTGGTGTTGATCTTTCTGTGGTGATACCACCTGCAAGTAAAATTGCTATTAGTCTTATAAAG TCACTTTGTTTATGGGATCCCTGCAAGCGGCCGACGGCAGCTGAAGCATTGCAGCATCCTTTCTTTCag agtTGCTATTATGTTCCACCATCTCTTCGTGTGAGGGCAGCTGCTCCGAGAACACCTCcttcag TTGGAGCTAGAGCACCTTTGCAGCAGCAAAATGCTAGAAGAACAGCTGTTGTAGCCAATACAAAGCTCTCTGGCAACCTTTCATCACCAAAACAACAGCCTGTCAACAGAG GTGTAGAAAGGAAGCTAAATATGGGCAGTGAG aaGGATGCAAATCACAAGTTATCAAGTACCTCCATCAAACAACCAAAATATCGCCCACCAGGGAAGAACAGCCCAT CCTCCATAAACAAGGGTGGAACAGCAAGTGCAGTCACGGGTGCAGCACAAAAGATGGGAAACTTGTCTCTCAGTTCCCGAAAGGATTGTGCCATACCACGTGTGCCCCACCCTATGAAGGCCGGAGGATGGCGTGGCGAGCCTGGGGACATGTTGCGCAGGAAGCCAAACGAGATTCCACCTGGCCGTGCCTTTTCGCGGAAAGTCACAGGATAA